TACCTCTTCACCCCGGACATCTTCCGGGACGCGCGCGAGACGCCGCGCTCCGCGCGCACCGGGCGGCTCGAATTGACCGATGTCGTCGACCACGCGGCCCGCCGCGGCGCAGTCGTACTGCCGTTCGTTCTGAGCGGACAGTATCTGAACGTGAACACGATCGAGGACCTGAACCTGGCGAACTTCCTCTGCCGCACGCTCCACTTCGAGGCCAACCGCGTGAGCCTCGTCATCCCCGCGTTCAACGAGGCCGACTCCATCGGCTTCGTCATCCGCGATTTCAAGGACCGCGTGCACGAGATCATCGTGATGGACAACTGCTCGACGGACGGGACCGCGGACATCGCCCGGACGCTAGGGGCAACCGTGTGCTCGAAGCCGCTGCGCGGCTACGGGGACGCGCTCCGGCAGGGCATGGAGCTCGCCGCCGGGGACATCGTCGTCCTGGTCGAGGCGGATGCGACGTTCCGCGCCAAGGACCTCGGCAAGCTGCTCGAGTACCTCAAGGACGCCGACATGGTCATCGGCACACGGACGACCCGCCAGATGATCGAGCAGGGCGCCAACATGGATGGCCTCCTCCGCTGGGGGAACGTGTTCGTCGCCAAGCTGATCGAGGCCCTGTGGTGGGGCCTCGAGCCGCGCTTCACCGACGTGGGGTGCACCTACCGGGCGATCTGGCGCGACACCTTCCACAAGATCCGCGGCTATCTCAGGCGGGACGACGCCGCGTTCTCGCCGGAGATGATGATCGAGGTCCTGCGCCTGCGCGGGCGCGTGATCGAGGTGCCGGTGAGCTACTACCGGCGCCGCGGCGGCACGTCGAAGCATTCGGCGAGCCGGTGGCACAGCATCCGGACCGGGCTCCGCATGCTGCGCCTGATCCTGAGCAAGCGGTTGAACCTGAGTTAGGCAGCCCCGCCGCACAGTGGTAGGCTTTTCGCAGTGAAGGTCCGAGACGTGATCAGCCTGATTGAGTCCGATGGGTGGGTTCAGGTTCGGATCAAGGGAAGTCATCGTCAGTTTCGACACCCCACGAAGCCGGGGATCGTGACGGTAGCGGGCAAGCCAGGCGTCGACGTTCCGCCGGGGACACTCAGCAGTGTGCTGAAGCAGGCGGGCCTCAAGAGATAGGAGAGCTCCAAATGCGTTACCTCGTTGTCATCGAAAAGGGTGCCACGTCGTTCGGAGCCTATGTCCCCGATCTTCCCGGCTGTGTCGCAGCTGGAAAGACACGGGATGAGGCGTTGAGCCTGATCCGCGAGGCCATCGAATTCCACATCGAGGGCCTCAAGCGGGAAGGCCAGCCTGTTCCTCCTCCTTCGTCAACCAGCGAAGTGGTCGACATTCAAGCTGCCTAACCCAGCGATGGAGCCGCCCGGCTCAAATTCCGCCACTTCTCGCGAGCGCCAGCGCGCCAGCGGCTCATCGCCACGTCGTTAGCCAGGGCAGGGAAACAGTCATTGGAGACATCAGGATGAAGAGTCGAGCAGCGGGAGCACGAATGAGAAACGAGTTCACGGCGGTCATTGAGCGGGACGGTAAATGGCACATCGCCTACTGCCCTGAGATCCCCGGGGCGAACGGTCAAGGCTTGAGCAAGGCTGAGGCGCGGCGCAGCTTGGCTGACGCGATTGCGCTGATCCTTGATGATAGGCGCCGCGACGGGCTACGTGGGCTACCGCGGGATGCGGTCCGTGAGAAGGTCATCGTCGGGTGAAGCGAGGCGACCTCTTGCGCTACCTGAGAAGGCACGGTTGTCACCTGAAGCGCGAGGGTCGGTCGCACTCGCTGTGGACGAACCCCGCGAGCGGCGCCGTGGAGGCAGTCCCGCGCCACAGCGAGATATCGGATGCACTCGCCCGGAAGATCTGTCGAGGACTTTCCGTGCCGGAGATCGGGAAGTGACCCCGGCGAACCCGGCGCTGCAGCGGACCGGCTGTGCGGGCCGCTGCGGGCCCTCTCGGTGCACTGAAGCATGAAGAAGCACGGTACGAAAACAGGTGCTGAATCGCCGGCCGAACCGGCTACGGCCATCGTCTGGTACACCCGGGAGGAATGGGACGCCGTGCGCCGCGAGGCTTCGTGGGTGCCGCTGAACTTCGAACCTGGTGCGATCAGCAGGGGATTCCTCCAAACAGCAAGGCGAGGTCCAGCTATGCAGCTGAGAAACTCCGCAATCTCCGCGACCAGAAGCCGGACGGTGCAGCCTAACCCGCGGCTGGAGCGGACCGGCGGGCAGTCGTCACCTTCGATCCGACCGGCAGTCGCCGGCGGCCGCTCAGCCGCCGGTCGTTAGGCGACCCGTGCGGACCGCTTGGAGCTCCTGAAGATGAGCCTGACCCGGATGCCGAGGCGTGCGAGCATGTCGATCAAGGTGTCAACGCTGAATAGGTCGATGCGGCCACGCATTAGGTCGCTGACGCGAGGTTGCGTGACACCCAGTAGCTTGGCGGCCTCGGCCTGCTTGAGCCGCTGGGACGAGATTGTCTTCTGGAGCTGGATCAGGAGGTCTGAGCGGA
This sequence is a window from Deltaproteobacteria bacterium. Protein-coding genes within it:
- a CDS encoding glycosyltransferase, producing VCALYPTDDAETIRKNYTVLMRDGRITGLVEKPDSIVSPYAGCGTYLFTPDIFRDARETPRSARTGRLELTDVVDHAARRGAVVLPFVLSGQYLNVNTIEDLNLANFLCRTLHFEANRVSLVIPAFNEADSIGFVIRDFKDRVHEIIVMDNCSTDGTADIARTLGATVCSKPLRGYGDALRQGMELAAGDIVVLVEADATFRAKDLGKLLEYLKDADMVIGTRTTRQMIEQGANMDGLLRWGNVFVAKLIEALWWGLEPRFTDVGCTYRAIWRDTFHKIRGYLRRDDAAFSPEMMIEVLRLRGRVIEVPVSYYRRRGGTSKHSASRWHSIRTGLRMLRLILSKRLNLS
- a CDS encoding type II toxin-antitoxin system HicA family toxin, encoding MKVRDVISLIESDGWVQVRIKGSHRQFRHPTKPGIVTVAGKPGVDVPPGTLSSVLKQAGLKR
- a CDS encoding type II toxin-antitoxin system HicB family antitoxin — protein: MRYLVVIEKGATSFGAYVPDLPGCVAAGKTRDEALSLIREAIEFHIEGLKREGQPVPPPSSTSEVVDIQAA
- a CDS encoding type II toxin-antitoxin system HicB family antitoxin translates to MRNEFTAVIERDGKWHIAYCPEIPGANGQGLSKAEARRSLADAIALILDDRRRDGLRGLPRDAVREKVIVG
- a CDS encoding type II toxin-antitoxin system HicA family toxin, translated to MKRGDLLRYLRRHGCHLKREGRSHSLWTNPASGAVEAVPRHSEISDALARKICRGLSVPEIGK
- a CDS encoding XRE family transcriptional regulator; translation: MRVKMTRSTGNVFRDLGFTPDEAEHLRIRSDLLIQLQKTISSQRLKQAEAAKLLGVTQPRVSDLMRGRIDLFSVDTLIDMLARLGIRVRLIFRSSKRSARVA